A genomic stretch from Selenomonadales bacterium includes:
- a CDS encoding type II toxin-antitoxin system HicB family antitoxin yields MRKLTYLAVFEPAPEGYGVYFPDLPGCVTVGSDFEQALQNAAEALGLHIYGMEKDGDAVPAPSRSPQIDVDTAEGCIVVPITVFPELVRNELDNRAVKTNLTIPAWLKELAEAQGVNFSKVLQAALMDYLGVHAPR; encoded by the coding sequence ATGCGAAAACTTACCTATCTTGCAGTGTTCGAGCCTGCACCAGAAGGGTACGGTGTGTATTTCCCTGATCTACCGGGGTGCGTTACCGTAGGAAGCGACTTCGAGCAAGCCCTGCAAAACGCGGCAGAGGCATTAGGGCTTCACATCTACGGGATGGAGAAGGATGGGGACGCTGTCCCTGCTCCCTCAAGGAGCCCTCAAATTGATGTCGATACGGCGGAAGGGTGCATTGTAGTACCTATAACCGTCTTCCCTGAACTGGTGAGAAACGAACTAGACAACAGGGCAGTAAAGACGAACTTGACGATTCCCGCATGGTTAAAGGAGCTAGCGGAGGCCCAAGGCGTGAACTTTTCTAAAGTGCTACAGGCGGCTTTGATGGACTATCTTGGGGTACATGCCCCGAGGTAG